The genomic interval TCGATGAAAGCGAAATCAGGGCAATTCGTGATGGCGAAATCAATACATCGGACAGCAACCTGCGACTCTATCTGCCGTTTGATGAAGGCGCCGGTGACGTGGCGGCCGATCGTGGCCCACTTGGGCTCGACGCCAGCCTTCTAAGCCCTTACCACTCGGACTTGGTTGCAGATTTGGGGCCGACCTCTTTCTTCGCTATGGACGCGATGCCAACAACAGGCCTTGCCTTAGGCGATCCTGCGCCAGGAACGCAACCGGGAAGCAAATCCACGGAGTTCTCGACTGGTTCTATTATCGAAGATCGAACGATCGGTGCTGGCGACTTCTCGATCGCAATGTGGGTCAACACCAACCAAGCTGCATCGTCCGCTAGCGAGAACTGGTACCAAGGTTTTGGTTTGGTTGATGGGGAGGTGTCAGGGATCGCGAACGATTTTGGCACCTCCGTGCTGGACGGAAGATTCGCGTTCGGTGTTGGCAATGCGGATACCACGACGCTTTCCTCCACGCAAATCAACGATGGTCAATGGCATTACGTCGTCGCGACTCGCGATTCCGGTTCCGGTTTGATGCGGATCTACGTCGACGGTGCGTTTGAGGGTTCAAACATCGGACGAACGGGCCCCCTAACCGCTCCACCAAGTCTGCGGATTGGTAAGCTTCAAACGAACGTCAATCAGTTTGAGGGTCGAATGGATGAAGTCGCGTTATTCGATCGCGCTTTGACCAGCGACGAGATCTCAAGGACATACCGCAACAGCATTCTGCCGCAACCGGTGCCGATTACTTGGACAAACGCAACACCGGAACTGTTTGATACATCGATCCCTGCTAATCGCTACTCCCTTAAGGACGACGGCACCTACACGCTGACCGTGACGGCGCGGGATGACGACGGTGGGTTAACAACCAGCGTCACGACGATCGATGTCGCTAACGTCGCACCGGTGATCACCGACTTGAATGCCAGCACCGGCCCGCTCGCAATCGGTGCCCCGATTCGCTTGGATGCTCGCGATGTCACCGATGCGGGAGAACTGGACAAACTTTTCTACTTGTGGGAAGTCACCAGCAACAACGGCGAGAGAATCCTGTCTGGCAGCAGAATCGAGTTTGATTTCACGCCAAGTTACGCAGGCGAGTACACCGTTTCATTGACGGTGACCGACAGCGACGGAGAATCTTCAATACCCGTTACGCAGACGTTCCAAATCGCGCCGATGGCGAAGATTTCGTCACCCTCGGGGATGATTGAAGGAAACGACCCGATCTGGCCTTGGAAAGCGGTCGCTGGTGATGTGGTGACTTTTTCGTCAGACCAATCCAGCCCGCTGGCTCCGGCAGGACTTTCGCGTGACGGGACAGCACCGACCCGATCGTACCGTTGGGAAATCAAACTTGGGGCAACCATGATTGCCGCTGGAGCCGGAGCGGATATCCAGTTCGTGCCTCTCCAGGTAGGCAACTACACGGCAACGCTTACCATTGACGATGAGTTCGCGGTCGGTGATGTTCCATCAAATAGCGAGACGATCCATTTTACCGTCGATCCGGCCACTGAAATCGAAATTGTTGGTCCCACCTCAGCAGCGGAAGGCGATGTGCTGACATTCAGCATCGCGAACTTGCTGTCGAGTCGAGATTCGCTTGGACGCGATGTGATCTGGTCTGCATCACCATCGTCCTACGAGATTGTGCCGACGGATAACCCTGAGGAGTTCAGCATTCGTGTGACTGCGGATGGTACCTACACGGTTTCGGTGAGCGTGTCTGATTCGCTACCTCTCCCTAGTGGGAATGTCAGCGACGGTCTCATTGCCCCCGTCCCAGTCGCATACTACTCGTTCAACGATGGAACCGCGAACGACAGTAGCGGAAACGCTGCACATGGAGCGTTGACCAACGGAGCAATTGTCGTCAACCATCCGCCACGCAACACCAACGTGTTGCAACTCGATGGAATTGACGACTGGGTTGATTTGCCCGACGGTGTGCTGAACGTGGATGAAGGAACGATCGCCGTTCGATTTCAAATGTTGGAAGTTCAACAGGGGGAAGTCGACATCATCGTGGGAAGTGAGCTTGCCGATCGATTCTTGATTGGTCGCGAGCTAGGCAAGGTCGTCGCCATCTTGGACGATGGGACGGGCGCAGTCGAAATCAAAGGCCCTCGGATCGAAATCGGCCGATGGTATCACGCTGCGGTTGTGTGGAACACGAATAATGAGGCGGAATTGTTTGTCGATGGCGTGAGCTACGGTACGGTCATCGCTGATCTTGGCGCTACGATCGGTGCTGGACTGAATCTTGGGAGCTTGTCCGAAGGCGACGGTCTGTTTGTCAATGAACTTATTGACGACGTCGTTCTGTACGATCGACCACTCTCGGCGGAGGAGATTCGCCAACTGTATGTGGCTCCCTACGTACGAAATGCGACTAACATCATGGTGACGGTCGAAAATGTGCGACCAACGATCGTGGTCGATAGCGTCGCGGGAACAGAAAATTCGCCTATTACACTTTCGGCAACTATCTCCGATCCAGGGCTTGATGACACGCACACGTTCACGGTGGACTGGTTCGAAACGCACGAGTACGCCTTGCAGTCATCATTGGATGACCGCTACGGCGGCCCGAGCCTGATTGGGGCCGGCGGCATTGTAGGTGCCAACGGCTATGCTTTCACTGCGGATCAGGGGCCAAGCCTCAGTGGAACGCTTGACAGCGAGACTTACACGCTCGAAATGGTGTTTGAGATTGATGATACGGCTGGTTATCGAAAACTGGTGGACTTCAAGGACAGGTTGACTCTCAACGGACTATACAACGTCAACGGGCAACTTGAGTTTTTCGGGACAGCGGGCAATCCAAATACGGGCGCAGTGGTCATCGTTCCCAATCAACGGCATACGTTGAGGGTCGAGCGCGACGGAAGCTCAAGTCAATTCGATGTCTATGTCGATGGGAACCTGCAAATTTCGTTTATCGACACGAACTTTACGACGCTCGATGGACCAAACGGTGTCGTTCATTTCCTCCGAGACGATCTGCCGACCGGCGAATCCGAGAATCACAGCGGCACACTCTTTCACGTCAGAACGGAGTCGTTTGTACGCGATTCCGGGATGGTGACTGTGCAACCTGCCGCCAGCGTCGTATTCGACGCGGCCAACGCTAATGACAGCACGCCAAACGTATGGGAGGGCGGACCGATCAATGCGACTCTCACTGGGGCGACGTTGGACACCAACGTGATCAGCAGTCGAGGGATCACCAGCGCGTACGTGTTCGACGGAACGGGCGGTGGCTCGACCGCAACGTTGCAGTCGCTTTCCGGGGATCCCAGTGATGATAGCGGAACTTGGGAGATTTGGTTCCGACCGAGTGATCTGGTTGGAAAAGAGACGCTTTTTGAAACGGGTGGAAATATCCGCGGCATGTCGATCAACATCGAGCAGGATGCAGGCGGATATCGTGTCCTGCTCGCGATTCAAGACGGCAGCTCAAATCATTTTGAGCTTCGGTCAGGCGTCATCACGACGACCACCGAGTTTGTCCAAGCCGTCGTCGTTTTTGATGACGAGGCCAAGACGCTGCAACTGTACGTCGATGGTCTTGCTGCGGGTTCGCCGGTCAATGTCGCGGGATTAGCTGACTGGGACGGTGGAGATCCAGCAGGGATCGGTCGAATTCAAGCAACCATGGGTGGTGGCACGGGGCTTTCTGGATTTGGGGCTTTTCAAGGTGAGATCGCATCGATTCGATTCTACGAGTCGAGCGAAATCAAATACGGTTTCACCTCGCAGCACACTTACCCACAAGACGGAAATTACAAGGCCAGAGTGACGGTGGTCGATGGTGACGGGGCGAGACGCATTACGGACGTCGATGTGCTTGTTGCAAACACGGCACCGGTAGGAAACGACGATAACGTCACTGAGAACGACCCTCTCTTCCAAGGCGACGAAGACTCGCAGTTGATGATGGATGTCAGTGATCTGCTGGCCAACGACACAGATCAGGGACTCGCGGATGTGTTGTCGCTGACGAGCTTCGATGTAGTCTCGGCCAGCGGTGCTTCGATATCCCTCGTTAACGGAATATTGAAGTACGATCCGACGGAAACGGTCAACATTCAGGTGTACTCTGGCGGCGAGGTAAAAACGGATACGTTCAGCTATGTCGTAACCGACGAGTTTGGCGATTCGAATACCGCAGTGGTGACCATCACGGTGACGGGAGTGAACGACGCTCCGATTGCCAAAGCGGACGTGAATGAAATCGGCGCAGACGCGGTGAATCCGGTGACTGGAAATGTGCTCGATGGCGACATGGACGTGGACCACGATGTGACGTTGCTCTCAGTGTCCACCCTCGATTCCGGTTCCGCTCAATACGGAACGCTGATGTGGAACTCGGACGGCAGCTACACGTACACATTGGACAACACGAACACGGACGTGCAGCGACTGGCAGCAGGTGACACTCTCGTCGAAACGTTCACCTACACGGTGACCGATCAAGATCTCACGGACACGTCGACGCTGACGATCACAATCAACGGTGTGGGTGACGCTCCTGTTCTGGCCGGAGATGTGAACCGTGTGTTGGCGTCGGAAATCCTGACGGTTGCTTCGAATGCGTATGACGATGCTGTGCTGGCTGATTCGCCGGTGGCCTACTGGCGATTGAATGAAACGACCGGGACAGTGGCAGCGAACGTGCTGTCGCCAAGTTCGCCAGATGGAACTTATGTCCGTGATGTCGATTTGGCACACGCGGGTTTGGTGCCTCTCGACTCTGGCACTTCTGTCGAATTCGAACAGTTTTCCAACCTCCGAATCATCGATGGAACAAACGTCAATTCGCCAGCAGGTGGAATCGCGGAAAACACGGTTGAGTTCTTGTTCAGCGCGCCCGACGTGAACTCGTTCGGATCCGTGCTCAGTCAATCGGGCGATATGAACGGTTTCTGGACCTACTTGTCCGGTGGAAACCTCCATTTCGTGACGATCATCAATGGCGTCGATTCGACCGTGTCGACTCCTGTAAGAAATGACACGACCTATCATGTGGTCGAGGTATTTGACAACGGAGCGATGACGCTCTATCTCAACGGCCAGGTCCAGGGAACTGCAACCGCGTCCGCGACCATCGTGCCGAATGAAACAGGCGATATCACAGCAGGAGGGTTCTCAAAGGTCCAGGTAGACGAGATTGCGATCTACAGCACGGCACTCTCGCAGGTCAAAGTAACGAGGCACTTCCTGGCAACTGGATTGCTCGGCAATGACCGTGATGTCGATGCCGGCGATACGCGCCATGTCGTGTCGGTGACCGTTGGTGAAACCACGGTTCCGGTTGGCACGGAAATTCAGACTGCCAAAGGCGCTTTGGTCACCGTCAATGCCGATGGTAGCTATCGATTCAATCCCAACGGCGCGTTCGATTACTTGGCGGCCGGCGAATCGGAAACGGATTCCTTTGAGTATACGGTCGTTGACTCGGACGGATTGATCGACGACGCGACGGTGGAGGTCACCGTTGAAGGCGAAAACAACAATCCCACCGACATCACGTTCAGCAGCGCGAGTGTCTTGGACAATGCAGCGGTGGGAACGCTGGTCGGCCGTTTTGGAACGGTGGATATTGACGCGACCGACTCGCACGTCTTGACGCTGACCGGTGATGCGGGCGGACTGTTCACGCTCGATGGAAACGCCTTGCGAGTCAATGGATCGATCATCGATACGACGTCGCACTCGGTGACGGTCCAAAGCGACGACCAGAACGGCGGCGTGATTTCGGAAACCTTTGCGATCAATGTCGTCGACTTTGACGCGGTCGCCAACGTACAGATCGATCTGAGTCAGCCGACCTTTTCGACCTACGACTACATCACCATTCGACGGGATGGCGCATTTGTCAAAATTGATGGACGAGTGACGGAGCAGGGATTACCGACGGAGTTACTTTCTCAACAAGCGGATCAGACTCAGTCGATCATGATCTTTGGCCGCGACGATGTCGATGAAACCGTTGTACTGGACTACGCCTCGGGTGGATTCCTTGCCGTGCCGGGCGGTATCGAATTCCGATCCGGTGCGAACGGAACCGACCGGTTTGCTGTGTTGGGCAACGCACAGGAAACCGAAGCGACTTACTTGTCTAGCAATTCGGCACTTGGCGATGCGTCGGTGAGAATGGTGAACGGATTTGAGCGGTCCAGCATTCGCTTTTCTGGCGTCGAGACACTGGAGCTGTCCGACTTTGAGCAAATCGGATTCAACGGGCCGCTGAACGTGGGTAACGACACGCTGATCGTTTCGAGCCCCAACCCAATCAACCTGCCAACGCTCACTGAAATCGCCGGCGGTTTGATTGATGCCGACGGAGTTCTGGCGATCGGCAATGCCGAATTCCTCAACGGTCACGGAACTGTGAACGGCAGGATTTTGGCCGAGTCGGGTTCCAGCATCACCGCGGACGGCAACCTAGTGCTAGGCGACCTCAATTCAACCGGCGGGTTCAACTCGGCGGGTGAAATCCATGTGGGCGATCACATGATCACTCTCTTGGATGCCGACCGAGCAGTGCTTGGATCATTGACCGAGCTTGGCCATGGTGTGAATCCGGGAACTCTGTTTGCAAATAACGGATTCCTAATTCCCTCCGGTAGCAGCGTGGAAGGATACGGAACGCTTGGGTCACCTAACGACATTGCGATGCTGTCACTGCTGAGAGGAAACGTCACGGGGCGAAGCATGGTTGAACAGATCACATTGCCCGGCTACATCGGCGGGAATGGTGGCACCAACAATGTTCAGTTCACAGGGACTCACAGCCCTGGACTTAGTCCCGCCATCGCTGTCAACGGCAGTGTGTCCTACGGTGACAACGTCGACTTGATCATGGAACTCGGTGGAACCACGCCGGGCAGCAGCGGACACGATCAATTGATCTTCACGGGATCGGTCGTGCTGGACGGAGACTTGGAGATTGATTTGATCAGCGGCTTTGAGCCAGCGATTGGCGATTCGTTCTTGCTGATGACGGCCGATGCGGGCGTGACGGGAGCGTTTGACAACGTGGACTACCCCTCGGCTCCTACGGGTACCGAGTGGCAACTCGTGATCGCCTCCAACGAAGTCCGATTGGAACTCAATGCTCTGGAAGCCGCGCCCCGTATCACAGAAGTGCGGATCGGATCGACTCTCTGGAATCAGAATTTCCGAAACGCCATCGATCCGCAGGGACAAGGATTCCTGGTGTCGACCGGAGCGGGGCAGTTGTCCGACGTGCCCTTCACCAACGCCAATCGGATCTTCATCGAGTTTGACCAACCGGTATTCAACTCGACCGGCGGGGATCTTCAGCCGAGCGATTTTCAGTTGATCGGCTCACCGACGTTGGGAATCAACTACCAGATCAACACGGTGGATTTTGATGAGACGACCAACACCGCGATCCTGACGCTTAATGATTTCCTGACGAGCGATAAGCTGTTGTTGCACATTGCCAATGGCGCGATCACCAACGAGGCCGGAGTCGCACTGGATGGCGAATGGACGACAGGAAACACCGGGGCGTCCGGCGATGGCGGTGTCAACGGTCGATTCGACTTCCGGTTCGACGTCTTGCCGGGCAACGTCAACGACGACCTGCTGACCAACACCACGGACCTTTCTGCGGTACGAAGTCTGGGGACTCAACTGGCCGGGATCACGCCTCAATTCAACCCGAGAGCGAACGTCAACGGTGACCTGTTGGTCAACACCACCGACCTGTCAGCCATCCGGGCGTTGGGGACTCGCTTCCTATTCAATCTGGCGGACCCGAACCTGCCGCCGGAGTGAGAATACGATCAAAATCGGTTGTATTGGCTGTCATGAATCGATTCATTTAACTATGCTACTGACGCAACTCCAAAGACTGGACTCCACACCATGTACAAATACCCACTAGCACTGATTGCAGTGCCGCTGCTGGCATTCTTGTCTGCATCTCAAGCGAACGCGGCCATCACGTTTCGATTCAGTGAATCGACACCGGGTAGCGATACCGTTGTCGCTGGTATCGGGGGGCGGGTCACGATCGGTCTCTATGCGACCAGCGATGAGCTTGATGTCCAGTCGATTGATTCGTTCGATTTGTATATCGACATGCTGGGTGACGGGAACGTCGCGGATCCCGTGGTGACGGGGTTTGTGTTCGCAAATCCTGCGGTGACGGCTGGGGCAATTTTTAGCAACTCCACAGTGAATCCCGCAAATGCCTTCACGATTCCAGTCGCCAATGCGGATTTGCAGGTGAGTGCGGACCGGGAGTTGTTTAATTTTACTGCGACGCCGACGAAGCTGTTTGACTTGAATATTGATGTGGCGTCAACAGTCGCCGCAGGCAACTATTCGATCGCTTTCCGTGACGACAGTGGTGCTTTGGCGGCGGTGAACAACACAGGCAACAATCTGTTGTTCACGCAACCTGCCCAGATTCAGTTTCTTGGCGGCACGATCAGCGTTGTCTCGGCTGTACCAGAGCCGACCAGTTTCTCGCTGCTGGCATTGACCGGAGTCGTCTGCTTGATTCGACGACGAAGAAAGTGAAGTGAAAAGAAAGGCAAAGAGCCATACCCTCAAAGCACGGTCAAAGCGATGCGTGCTGATAGCAGACAGCCCATAGTTGGGGGATGGACTGATCTTTCTCGGGAGGC from Stieleria varia carries:
- a CDS encoding PEP-CTERM sorting domain-containing protein, giving the protein MYKYPLALIAVPLLAFLSASQANAAITFRFSESTPGSDTVVAGIGGRVTIGLYATSDELDVQSIDSFDLYIDMLGDGNVADPVVTGFVFANPAVTAGAIFSNSTVNPANAFTIPVANADLQVSADRELFNFTATPTKLFDLNIDVASTVAAGNYSIAFRDDSGALAAVNNTGNNLLFTQPAQIQFLGGTISVVSAVPEPTSFSLLALTGVVCLIRRRRK